Within Crassostrea angulata isolate pt1a10 chromosome 2, ASM2561291v2, whole genome shotgun sequence, the genomic segment gagaacATACTGACAGTGAGAACCCTTTGTTCGCTATGTCATCTACAGTTCATATGGGGGCTGGAAAACAAGCACTACCTATTGTGCCGGTCAGAGTCAAGTCAAAGTTCAGTGACAAATACCTGGAAACATATGCTTTCCTTGACTCAGGAAGCAATGCAACATTCTGTTTGGAGGACATTGCAAGATTGTTAAAACTGGAGGGAAGGAAGATGAACCTCAACCTTACGACAATGGGCCAACAGCATACTCAGACTTCTCATGTGATTTCCGGGTTAGAAATATCCGACATCAATGGTGTGTATGTGTTGGAACTTCCTCAGGTCTACACACAACCTACTTACCTGCATCGAGGAAAGATGTGATTTCTCCAGAGTATATTGAGAACTATCCATATCTCAGCGATATTGAACTTCCCAGGATTGACAGTGATGTTGGAATTCTGATTGGAGTCAATGTGCCTAGGGCAATGGAGCCTTGGGATGTTATACCCAGTGTTGATAATGGACCGTTCGCTGTAAAAACTTTGCTAGGCTGGGTGATAAATTGACCACTCGAAATTCATGCGACTTCGAATGATACATATGTGTCCGTTAATCGTGTAGATGCAAAACTAATGAACAACTTGGAGGAACAGATTCGCAATCAGTTTAATCATGACTTTAATGAAAGAACTATTGATGACAAGTGTGAACCCTCAAAGGAAGACAGAAGATTCATAGAATGTGTGTCAAATTCTATTCATTTTGAAGACGGACATTACGTTATAAGCCTTCCGTTTAAGTCAGAAAACGTGTGTTTACCTAACAACAGGAAACAAGTTGAACAAAGACTGTCTTCACTTCAGAAACGATTCAGTCGTGATGAAAACTTCCACAAAGAATACTGTGTATTCATGAACAAGATTCTTGAAGAAGGATATGCTGTCAAAGTTCCAGATGAGAAAGTTATTCAAGATGACGGACAAGTGTGGTACCTACCTCATCATGGAGTATACCATCCTAAGAAAAGAAAGTTGAGAGTTGTGTTCGATTGTGCAGCTCGATATCAGGGAACTTCATTGAACGAACAACTGTTACAAGGACCGAATCTCACAAATACTCTGATTGGTACACTCTTAAGATTCAGACAAGATGAGATAGTGATCATGGGAGACATCGATAGCATGTTTTATCAAGTGAAAGTACCACAGGAGGATGCAAGTTTCCTTGGATTCCTATGGTGGGAGGATGGAAATCCTAGAAAACGCATAATTGAGTACCAAATGGTAGTACATTTATTTGGTGCAACATCATCGCCAAGTTGTGCAAATTATGCTTTGAGGAAAACAGCGCACGATTACAAAGGACTTTACAACACTGAAGTCATCAACACTGTCCTTAAAAACTTTTATGTAGATGACTGTTTGAAATCAGTGAAAACCGTAACTGAAGCATCTTCTCTGTTGTGTGATTTGCAAGATCTTCTTATGAGAGGAGGATTTCATATTATTAAATGGATTAGTAATAGCCGAGAAGTTATGACCTATATTCCAGTCTCAAGGAGAGCAAAGGAAGTCAAAGACTTGGATTTGGAAAATGATACCCTTCCCATCAATAGAGCCCTGGGAGTTCAGTGGTGTGttgaaaatgatgtttttttgtttcaagatggacattaaagatCAACCCTTAACGAGAAGAGGTATCTTATCCATGGTGAGCAGTGTGTTTGACCCACTGGGATTTTTGGCCCCGTTCACTCTAAAAGCAAAGTGTTTACTACAAGAACTTTGTAAACTTCAGCTAGGATGGGATGCGAAGATACCAGGACATCTCGCACTACAGTGGAACGAATGGCTACAAGATCTAGAGAGACTTTCTGACTTTAAAGTGTCAAGATGTTATAAACCTGTTGGATTCGGAGAAATAAAGTCCATACAGCTACATCACTTCGCAGATGCCAGTGAACGTGGATATGGAACTGTATCCTATTTAAGACAGGAGAACTTTGATGGTGCAGTTCATTGCTCATTCGTTATTGGCAAGTCACAAGTCGCTCCATTAAAACAGACGACAATTCCTCGACTAGAATTGACAGCGGCTACAGTAGCAGTTCGCACAGATAAGATGTTGAAATCCGAGTTAGATGTACCTATAGATGAAACTGTGTTTTGGACAGACAGCATGGCAGTTATTCGGTATATAAGAAATACCTCATCTAAATTTCACACTTTCGTCGCAAATAGACTTGCAGTGATTCACGAAGGTTCCTTACCTGATGAATGGCGATACATCAATACCAAACAAAACCCTGCTGATCTTGCATCACGAGGCATGTCCGCTATTAACATTCTTCAAGGAAAACATTGGCTAACAGCACCTGAAGTCTTGTTAGCAAAAAATGATAGTTGGACTGAAAAACCAATGGAACTTTCTGATGAGATACCTGTTGACGATCCAGAGGTCAAAAAAGTCACAGTGAGGGCAGTTATTCATACACGTGAATCCTGTGATAATCATGTTGATAGTGTTGAAAGACTCTTGAACTATCATTCCTCATGGTACAAGTTAAAGAAAAGTGTGGCATGGAttctcaaaataaagaaaaaactgtTTCTCAGAACTCGACGCAATACACAATTAATAAATCAAGCAGCTGAGACATATTTATCAGCTGAGGACTTGCAGGAAGCTGAAGTTgctattttgaaattcattcaaagaaaatcatttgcATCAGAAATCGAAGAGCTGAAGAAAGGACATCCTGTGAAACTTAGTAGCAATGTCAGAAAATTAGACCCTATTCTTGATGATGGACTCATTCATGTTGGTGGTCAATTGCACAGAGCAAGTATGCCATTAGAAACCAAGCATCCAATCATCTTACCTAAGGATCACCACGTGTCAAATCTGATATTGAGACAGATCCATTGTGAACTGAAACATAGTGGTAGAAATCATATGCTTTCAATGTTAAGACAAAAATACTGGTTAATACATGCGCCTTCTTCTATCAGGAAGTTGATTTCAAAGTGTATAGTATGTCGCCGCCAAAGAGCTAGAGTTGGAGAACAGAAAATGGCTCAATTACCAGAGGATCGTTTAATACCTGATGAACCACCATTCACTAGAGTTGGCGTGGACTATTTTGGTCCTTTTGAAGTGAAATTGAAGAGAAGTCACGTCAAACGTTATGGTGTTATCTTTACTTGTCTTGCCAGTCGTGCTGTGCATTTAGAAGTTGCGTTTTCTTTGACTACAGATTCCTACATCAACGCTTTACGTCGTTTCATTGCACGCAGAGGTCATGTGAAGAAAATTCGCTCGGACAATGGGACAAACTTTGTTGGGGCTGATCGTGAACTTAGAAACTCGATAAACGACTGGAATGTGTCACAGATTCATGAAACAATGCTACAGAAAAACATAGATTGGCAGTTCAACCCCCCAGCAGGATCCCATCATGGAGGTGTCTGGGAGAGAATCATCAGGACCATAAGAAAAGTGATGAACAGTGTTCTTCGAGAACAGATCCTAGATGATGAAGGACTCAATACACTTATGTGTGAAATAGAGGCCATTCTCAATGAAAGACCAATAACCAAGAATTCCGATCATCACAACGACCTAGAGGCTTTGACACCAAATCATCTCTTGTTAATGAGACAACAGCCAAATTTACCG encodes:
- the LOC128174197 gene encoding uncharacterized protein LOC128174197, whose translation is MVSSVFDPLGFLAPFTLKAKCLLQELCKLQLGWDAKIPGHLALQWNEWLQDLERLSDFKVSRCYKPVGFGEIKSIQLHHFADASERGYGTVSYLRQENFDGAVHCSFVIGKSQVAPLKQTTIPRLELTAATVAVRTDKMLKSELDVPIDETVFWTDSMAVIRYIRNTSSKFHTFVANRLAVIHEGSLPDEWRYINTKQNPADLASRGMSAINILQGKHWLTAPEVLLAKNDSWTEKPMELSDEIPVDDPEVKKVTVRAVIHTRESCDNHVDSVERLLNYHSSWYKLKKSVAWILKIKKKLFLRTRRNTQLINQAAETYLSAEDLQEAEVAILKFIQRKSFASEIEELKKGHPVKLSSNVRKLDPILDDGLIHVGGQLHRASMPLETKHPIILPKDHHVSNLILRQIHCELKHSGRNHMLSMLRQKYWLIHAPSSIRKLISKCIVCRRQRARVGEQKMAQLPEDRLIPDEPPFTRVGVDYFGPFEVKLKRSHVKRYGVIFTCLASRAVHLEVAFSLTTDSYINALRRFIARRGHVKKIRSDNGTNFVGADRELRNSINDWNVSQIHETMLQKNIDWQFNPPAGSHHGGVWERIIRTIRKVMNSVLREQILDDEGLNTLMCEIEAILNERPITKNSDHHNDLEALTPNHLLLMRQQPNLPSGVFTKSDNYCIRRWRQVQYMANLF